ACGGTTATCGGTCTAATGAAAGCATCCTACCGAGGCGGTCGCACCTCGGCGTACGATGCAGCATCCACCAAGGGTCAGTACGACTTTGGCAAGGGCGGCATCCGCGGCTGCTATCGCGGGGTCGGGGCGGCCCTGCTGTGCAACCTGCTAGGTGAGACCAGCTACCTATTCACATTGGAGGCGATGAAGGAATACGTGGAGGCCCCCTCCTCTAAGTCCGCGGGGGATAACATCTTCGCTGCCAGCGGCTACTCCGCCGCGGTGGGGGCAATGTGTGGTGATCTCGTCGCCCTGCTCCTTGTCAGCCCCCTCGTTATCGTGTGCAACCGGCAAATGACGGCGGGGTATAGTATGGCGTCGACGAACTCGTACATGAACGTGCCGCAGACATTTCGCACGGTGTGGGGACTACATCAGAAGAAAGCGGTCGCAACCGGACGCGTCTGGCCTGGCGAGCGCGTGCGTTGTGGCTTGTGTGGTGTTTATCAGGGCTTGAGTGCGGGTCTGTTGCGCATCCCATCGAGTGGGTGCTGGTGGGGGCTTTACACAAAGTCGAAGGAGACACTCTACATCGCGTCTGCACCAACGCTCTCCGTGTGGGAGCAGGAGTACAGgtacaccgcagcagcccgcGACCCgtccacagcggcggcaccgtccGCCACAAAGTCGACCCTCCTGTGGCAGCAGAACTGGCTCCTCTCGCCAACGGACAACCCGCTGCTGAACGCGGTGGCGAGTGTCATTGCCAGCGTGTTCACAACACTCCTCTTTAACCCCATTGCGGTCGTTCAGACGCGTCAGCAAGCCCTTCCGCCGGGGCTTTGGGAGGAGCGaatggcggcggctgccagGGGAGGTAGCGCAGCATCCTCACCGTCGCCAGCCGTGCACAAGCAGACGTGGAAGTCGTTGCTGCCATTCCGCCGCGTTTACCACGTTGCCAACGACCTCGCGCGCAAGGAAGGCGTGCGAGGCTTCTTCAAAGGTGCCCCGGCAAACATGTCCGTTGCCGTGTTGGACGGGATTATCTTCACGCTGTTGTTCGAGTTCACGAAGCTCGGCAGCGACATACAGTTGCTCGAGAAACATCACACAGGTTAATCGGGAAGTACCGTACAGGGCGAGAGTGGCACGGTACCCACCTCGGTGAGGGACGtggaggggggcgggagaggcAGGGTACTCGATGGAGTGCGCTTAACGAACAGTGGTTGTGATGTGAGCTCGTGCGTGCATGGGTATGTTCCACGAGAAGGAAGTTCTCTTGCTGCCTCTTATGTTGTCCCTACTACTGCACCGACATCCCGCATAGCGACACcgttcccctcccctaccccacccccgagttttttttcttttcccggTCACCCTCATCGCCATTCCTTACTGTTGTGCCCCACTTGCTCTGCCACGCGGACAGACACGTACTCGCGTGTGCTTTTACACATCTGCATCTGCACTTTTTCACGGCTGCATCTGTGCGTGTATCTCCTACTATGACGGCTGAGCGTGTGTGATGAAGGAGCTGCCACTACCACTTGCTCAGTCTCCAAGTACGTCACCCCCTCCTTACTCTGACCCCccacctcgccctctctaTCCTTGGAAACGCGTTTTGCTTTCTCATTGAGGAtagcaagcagcagcagccgcaaggTGTAGCGGTGCCTGAAGGGGTCCAGCAGGCCTCCAGTGATTCATGTCGAAGGAACAAGCCGATCCTCCCCCTCCgacctctcctctcctccccccccctactTGCCTCCATGTGTCCCAGTACAGAAGCCAACGAGAAAAAAGCAACAGGGTAGCCAGGAGCGCCGTGTCTTGTAAGCAGCGGAATGAAACCTGCATCACTCCGTATGTGAGAGatgccgtgtgtgtgtgtgtatggagGGGGGTGTGGTGGCGTCGCCCTCGTCCACTTTGTTCTTTGCTACTCGACACCCTTCTCTATGCGGGGAGGgcgtcctcttctctcatATGCGTGCGATGAAGGTCAAGTCTCGATGACTACTCTCGATGACTCGGGGGCCCTGACGCTTCTGTGTAGATCTCTGCATGCATGTCATGACTACAATGGCACGTGAttgctccctctccactTTCTCACTCCTTCAAGTGCGCGCTGCCTTGGTGTTGCAccgtggctctctctctctctctctttctttgccttttcacTGTCACTCGCTgacttctcttcttgtctgacacggcactgcagctgcgccgaaGAGAGACACTGAGCTGATTCAGGCAAGGTGGTACTCGTagcgcatacacacatacacacacacacacacacttacgTGCTCCCATACCGACCGAGAACGAGATCTAGTCAAGTAGGTGCCCAAACACACGAAGCGCATAGCATGGCGGCCACCGGCTCTGGCGCTGATATCGAGGAGCTGGTGAAGCGCATCACTTCTCACCGCGGCGTGCGCGGGTTCTTGATCATCAACAATGAAGGCATCGCCATCCGCCATAGCTTCACCGAGGCATCGCGGGAGCTGGCGGTCCAGTACGCGGCGCTTTTCCAGCCCCTGGCGATAAGCGCcaagacggtgctgcaggagatcgacaacaacaacgagctCCAAGTCGTCCGGCTGCGCACCAAGAAGGACGAAATCATTCTGGCACCGGATAGCAAGTACATGCTCGTCATCATCCAAGACGCAGAGATGGACaaggtggaggcgaagaagtaAATGTGTGTGGGTTCGCACTCCGCGCATGATGTGCAcacactccccctctcattTTTCTGCGCTTGTCCCCTtctggggggaggggtagtgGTTGGCCTGCTGTGTTGAGAGACGATGTGTGATGTACAAATAGGGGCGTGTCGTcgagatgcacacacgcatgactctctgtgtgcgtgcgtgtgtgtgcaggagAGTGGGTTGGCAAGTGTGTGGTGAGTTAAGGAGACGGGACGAGTATGGATAGCGTTATGGCACCACACataaaggggagagagggagtgacaGTGTTGAGGCACCTTCTCAccaggcacgcacacgcgcacacacacacacggattACACTTGCGTGCCGATCCCCCTGCTCACCTCCTTTCCGTAGCCCACCTCACGTGATAAGGCGTGCGTGGTTCTCACTCcactccaccctctctcctcctctctcagtATGCGTGTCGCTCCTCCACTCCTGCCCCATCGCCTCACCAGACACACGTAGAGTGGAAAAGCTGATGTTTATGTAGCAAAACAATCCCCTCCCACCTTTATATagatgcgtgtgcgtgtgcgtgtgcgtgtgtatatCTGCTCAGTACACATTCACGCGACGCTTCGCTCAACCTCAAATACGAGAAACAAATTTGAACCCACGCACGGTGGGAACCCCATTTCACCCCACTCACTTCATTTTTCTCCCCCACCCTTGCctacgcgtgtgtgggtgtgtgtgtgtgtgtggcagcagaggcgtACAGGTCCAAGTAACCTGAAAAGAGGGATTTGGCGACGCCTTCCAACGGAGACGACAAGGTGACTCAGGATGGTCGACTTACCTTTCGCAGAAGGGgagaacgaagaggaaaatGCACGATGCCGCTGTCAGAGTGGTGGTAGTTACACCCCGTAGAGAGTCACTCATCCTCATCGGTTCCTCGCCTCTATTTGTATGCcagtgtgtgtctgtgtgctttCGGTTCGCTGACTGCTCTCCTTCCGCGCTCCTCTGCACTCCTGCCTTACTGTTGCTGCATACCTCTCcacttcctcccttcctcccctgccccctttctcttttctctgctcatCACtttctctcacacacactccctcACATTCGTCTCCCACAGCCACTCGTCCGAGCAAGCGAACCACAAGcgtgacgagagagagagcgcgagcgaGGAGTGTGCGAGTGTACATGACTGGCGCGCTCGTGCCTCGGACACTTTTCCCTCACCTTCATCAGCCACGCGTAGATCAGCATTGAGGCCCCTTCCGCGCCTTTTTTGTTCGCATTGTTCTCGCTGTacgttttgtgtgtgtgtgtgtgtgggtgggtgggtgtgttaGCGTGTACAGTCGAGTGTGGCtgggtggggagaagagagcgtgTTGGCCTACAATTATCACCACCGTCACAACGGAACGGATGCGGTGCCCTCATTCTTCTCCCCTCGTtccccccacctcacctcccccccccccaccctcgaATAggcccttctctcgctctagTGTTATTcccatctccctctcggCCCTTTTCCCCACCTCTCAGCCTCATCTCTGAGTGAGCATCTGCAGAAACCCCGGAAGGTACGACAACaacgcacatacacactcaTGCAGGCTCCCATGGCGCAGCCAGAGGACTACCGACTCATGGAGCCCTCTCCATCCCCACCTGCGACGCTGCGAGTACCTATCCCGGACTTTCAAATGCGCGATAGTGGGGCGAGCCATAACACTTGCTTGGATGATCTGCTGTGGTCGTCCAGCTCCTTGCAGTCTTCTCCACCATCATCCCAATCGAGCAATAGCACTcaacacacgcagagccaGGGAGAGACCTTTGCTCACCTTGCTGCCAGCGAAGCCGATCGCCCGTCTCTCGCGCGGGGCAGGGCGTCGCAGAGCCAGGGTTCCAGCCAGCGTCGCCCCAGCGGTGCCGTCCATGAGGAACGTTCGAGCTCTATCTACGCCGTTGCGAGCGCTGCGGGGCCGTTGTCGACACGCTTGGTGAATGCGGTACCAACGCCCGCTCATAGCAAACGACACCCTGGCTCACTTGCAGCTGTCcctgcgcctctcttcaccTGGGAGGAGGGTGACAACGCACGCCGCGtgagcggtggcagcgacgggaaagcagaagaggaagagcgccaGCATCTTACTGagccggcggcgccgcggtggccgtCATCATTGTGCCAACAGCGGAATCGggtgagcggcagcagcggcagcggcagcggcacgtcgcagcagcgacgatcATCGGTACTTGGACCTGACCCGCGCGACTGCATCGACCTGCACGGCGACGACGTTGTGGAAAAGGAGGCCCATGCGAGCCCGCTGACTTATGACCTGCACCAGCAGTCGGCACCCGCTCTGGCTTACGACCTCGCTGCCCTCGTGAACGCCGGCACCATagagcggtgccgcagcaacagccgcgGACAGGTAGACCTGATCGACAACGATGCTGCTGACGAGGTCGAAAAGAAGGCAGTTGACACACCCACCCGTGTTGAGCCTACTCGCCACATTGAACACAGTAGCGACGATGTCGACGCGAGCTACGAGTTTGAGCAGGAGTACTTCTACTACCCAGCCACGTCGCCTGAGATGATCGGTCTCGATGAAACCGGTGACAGGGCCACGAGTGTGCTGCGCAGGGAAAAGACACCGAGGCGCGCCGGGTCTGGTTCATCCTCAGGCTCCTCTGTCCCACGATGGGTGCTCTCTCTAGCCGAAGAAACTCCCTTCACTCCCTTCGTCCTCTCCACCACCGgcgtggcgacggcgcagtCGCCGTTCCTTCACGTGAGCCCAGCAAGAagggcaacagcaacggAGGAGCAACTGACTCAAGGACACGTCAGGACAAGTGAcggagcgcagcagcaccagaggATCCCGACACAGCGTCTAAAAGCCAACGAGCTGGTGGCAGCAatgctctcctcctcggcttGCACGGAAGCTGCACTGAACACAGCTGCACCAGTATTAACCttaacacacacaccaacggCCAACGCGGCAGACAAAGTGGAAGACGCATCAGAAGGCCAGCCGGAAGAACCCCTCCCTCGACGGCCACGCGGCTGCGATGAGGGAACGCTAGCGGAGcgggcgcagctgcgccagcgcgtGCGAGACACACGCGCTAGGCTCGCGCATGTTGATCAACTCATGGCTCGCTTCGATGTCGTCGTGGCAGCCCGTCAAGCAGAGTTGGAGAATCTCCGCGAGAAGCATGCGGTGGTGACCCAACAAGTGGAAAGCTACAAGTCACGGGCGGACGCTGCTACCAGGGAAGTGCGTCGCCtgcgcgagcggcagcacggGGAGGACGAGGTGCGCCTTCTATGCAATATGATGGAGGATAAAGAGAATCGCCTGCGCGTCGCGCAGAGTCAACTTCTGTCGCTCCAAACTCTGTggaagcggctgcagctactgcgcaccgcagcagcagagaggacgGAGAGTTCTGCAGAAGAACGCGCCCACCATGTGCCGAGCGCAAGAGCCGACAGCGTTACAGACGGTGGCAGTGCGCCGTGCCTTTCGATGCAGGCAACTCACCGAGCCGCAGCGGGCATCACGGTGCAAGCAACGGACAGCGCAGAGGACTcacaagaagaggagcaggcgcCGCCGTCCCCAGCCAGCTCGGTCGCCTCTCTCAACACGTGCGATGCCCTCAGCGACTTTTTCGAGGAACTTCTCAGCGAAGTCGAAGAGCTCGCAAAGGTGTGCATTCAGCTGCCCTCCGCCACACCAGCCGCGGCGGTGTTCAGTGACCCTGCAGACAAAGGGCCGCAGCGCGCTCAACCATCAAGGCCTCACCCCACCTACACCACGCTGAACCGCCGCCTCAACGACGGAAACAACGGCTTCTTCAGCTTCTTCGGTGGAGCCACGGAGGCCCATCTAGACTCGAAGCCGCTCTCCACATTTTTGGCCAATCTCGATCGCCTCGCACGAATGTCGTGGgaacgggaggaggagctgcagctaCGCGCGCGAGAGCTGGCAaccgaagaggaagagaatcACCTCAAGGACCGCCTCGTCATCGAGTACAGCGCCAAGCTTCAGCAGCCTCAGCCTCCGCAACACCTGAGCAGCATCAACAGCCGTGACAACGCTGGAGAAAAAATGAACCCGCTGCCTACCTCCTCGCCCGTTGCGCTGTTCTcgacgagagaggaggaacaTCTTGGCAACGGAGGTGCGAAAGGGACACCGATCACCACATCCCCAGCTAGCCTGCTCATCCCGCCAAACAACGCAACTGCAGCCTCCACGGACCTCGCCATGCTTCagctttccctttcctcacCGGAGCACGGCcggcgcagccgcgtcgGACCTCGCACTCCGAACAgcaccgctctctcctcctccgcctcttcttcgcgtCTGCACCATCATGTGACCCCGGcaccgcttctgctgccgaCGCTGGTGTACGCCTACCCCCGTGTGGCAGCCGTAAGCCAGCACCTTGACgccgaacagcagcagatcCAAGTGGACTACGCCGCTGCTATCGAGGCAGAGCGACAGGGCAGGCGACAGCTTACCATGCAGCTACGCGACACCTACCGGCAGAACGTAGCCCCGGTGCTGCGTCGTACCATCGATGCcttgcggcggcagcagacgtCGCTTGCGAGGCAGCTCGCCGAGCTCGGGGTCAAGACTGTGATCATTCagtgggaagaagaggaagaggtcAACGACGCCGCACTACTGCGTGCGATCGATGAAGCTACTGCGGCTGCCCAGAAGCCCCTACGGAGAATTCAGAGGTGCGGTGCCGCAAGTAGTCGGAGTCGAAGCCGCGTCAGCGCCAAAAGATCAGCacacgagggagaggaatgCAGCTACGGCGATGCCTCGTCCAGCCAGTGCACATCGCTAGCGAGGTCGGAAAACGGTGGGCTGCGAAgtgaggcagctgcggccctgccgccgccatgcCGCGCATACCGACGTACACTGAGAAtcacctgcgctgcagcgtgcgAGCGAAATAGCATAGAAGGGGAGGATGCAGCAACGATCCCTGtatcgtcgccaccgccgtcgggCCGACACCCTTTTCAGCCCACCACGCGTCCACTCCCCAGTAGCGCGAGGCCAAGCACTGGTCCCGGCTGCCTAAACGCGCGGTCAGCGCGCAAGCGTCCTtcctcgacctcctccccttctgaAGCGCCTGTAGAGCAGAGCACCACGACATCCTCAGCGAGATTGTGTGCGGCAAGCCTGTCCAAGGTgtacgccgcgctgcagctctgtaCAAACTCCCCCACCAAAGCCCTCCTCCAAAACCGCAGAGACGCCCACAACGCGacgggagaaagggagagttACGCCACAGTTGCGGTCGCATCGCCGAGGCGGGCCCCTGTCAGGACCGTCGTCACACCCATCGCCACGGCATCGTTCCGTCGCAGTGGTGGGACACCTCGAGCCTCTGGTGCAACCGGTGCATCGACGACAAGGCGCACTTCCACTGCAGTTGCCAGtgggcggagcagcagggtCTGCGGAAGTGCAGTGATGCCATCATCGCCGCGCCAGAGATGTGGGTGTGCCACGGCATCGTCTCCCTGGGCAACgagtcagcagcaccgtcgcagcgGCCTTGGGTCCCGTGCTTTGTCAGCGCGAATGGGTCGACCTGCAGAATCCTGTTGTTCTTTTCAAAACCCTGTTGTGGAGGACGTCCGCGAGTTGGTGGAGACGCTTGACAGCGAGTTTGCTGTCTCGACGCGCGTCACCACGACGACCCCAATGCCAGTCAATGTCTGGAAGTCCTTCGAGCACACCCGCCAGGCCCTCACTGACGGCGCTGTTCGCGTAGCTCTCACCTTCACCGGTGAAgaggcgcgccgccgccaagaAGCCCAAgcgaagaaagaggcgcatcGGCGCGAGTTCtgggagctgcgcgaggagcttGCCCGCATTGACGAAGACATTTTTCAGCTTCGTACCCGCTGGACGGAACTGCAGAGCACCCGGGAGAGCaccgaggcggagcagcgcatcaaGCTTGCAGAGGCAGAagcgaaggtgaagaagtgCCGCGCCTTCTACCAATCGCTTCGACGAGAAAACGAGGAGTGGCGGAACATCCACGCCGAGCTCGAGCAGGCAATCCGTGGCAAAACAGAAGACTGAAGGGCAAGGCCGAGATGTGTAGAAAGGAAATCCCACAACAACAGCTCGCCGTGTTGCGTCTTTGAGTAAAGCCTTTGCCGTGTGATCGTTTCACATCCCTCTACcccgtgtgtgtatgtgtgtgtgtctaaAACTTCTGTAGTGTAGATGCctagaggaagaggaggaagaaaggcggagagagggagggaggcgttGGTAGCCGTGCTGCTCCCGTTCCatccatcaccgccaccatcacacacaccgccTGTTGGTCTTCCTCCAGTCATGAAGAATGtagttgttgttgctgcggctgttgtgAATGCCGGTGTTATTAGAAATTGGTCATACATGTGTTCCTGTAGGGATCGCCGTATGATCTCGCTTCGCTTTGCGGTGCAGTTAGCCGCATTGGCAAAGGTGAAGGGGgtggtgtgtggatgtgAGTCTCTGACAGCGTTGCTTATTTCTTGAGTATATCGTACATCCGAGTCATGTGGTCCACCTGCCGTTGCAGCCCCGCACACGCAAACAAgcagcgcccccccccccctctctctcgcaccaccaccccctgtGTACTTTTCGCTCTGCGCTTAGATACGCgcattttcttcttcttctgcccttctccactccccccccgTGTGCTCTCGCTTGTTTGTCGGGGGGCCGCAGCGTGCCTGCCATGCTACGCAGTTACTTGAAGCAgcaggaaaggaaaagattCACACAAAAACCTACACACGCCACCCCATGCGAGGTAGTTAAACGTGCCATCCAGCCGCTGGTGAAGCCTAGACGGAAGTCGCCGCAGATGTCACGCTGCTCTGAAGGCAACCAAGTAAATCCATCTGCGTCGGCCTCTACGCGCGGCATCGCACTTTGTCTCCCAggtcctttctctctgtgctcgtACGACTGCTGAGCTGCGTCTTGAGGCCCTGGCAtgag
This region of Leishmania panamensis strain MHOM/PA/94/PSC-1 chromosome 18 sequence genomic DNA includes:
- a CDS encoding mitochondrial carrier protein, putative (TriTrypDB/GeneDB-style sysID: LpmP.18.1000), whose protein sequence is MTTIESSSPRYTDSVPAAEVSGALSSIAATAALPASGGLSTNAVTRNFSDLHAPTWIALLSANIGARTLLFHPIQLAISRKRVTRESTPPTVIGLMKASYRGGRTSAYDAASTKGQYDFGKGGIRGCYRGVGAALLCNLLGETSYLFTLEAMKEYVEAPSSKSAGDNIFAASGYSAAVGAMCGDLVALLLVSPLVIVCNRQMTAGYSMASTNSYMNVPQTFRTVWGLHQKKAVATGRVWPGERVRCGLCGVYQGLSAGLLRIPSSGCWWGLYTKSKETLYIASAPTLSVWEQEYRYTAAARDPSTAAAPSATKSTLLWQQNWLLSPTDNPLLNAVASVIASVFTTLLFNPIAVVQTRQQALPPGLWEERMAAAARGGSAASSPSPAVHKQTWKSLLPFRRVYHVANDLARKEGVRGFFKGAPANMSVAVLDGIIFTLLFEFTKLGSDIQLLEKHHTG
- a CDS encoding dynein light chain 2B, cytoplasmic, putative (TriTrypDB/GeneDB-style sysID: LpmP.18.1010), translated to MAATGSGADIEELVKRITSHRGVRGFLIINNEGIAIRHSFTEASRELAVQYAALFQPLAISAKTVLQEIDNNNELQVVRLRTKKDEIILAPDSKYMLVIIQDAEMDKVEAKK
- a CDS encoding hypothetical protein (TriTrypDB/GeneDB-style sysID: LpmP.18.1020), giving the protein MIGLDETGDRATSVLRREKTPRRAGSGSSSGSSVPRWVLSLAEETPFTPFVLSTTGVATAQSPFLHVSPARRATATEEQLTQGHVRTSDGAQQHQRIPTQRLKANELVAAMLSSSACTEAALNTAAPVLTLTHTPTANAADKVEDASEGQPEEPLPRRPRGCDEGTLAERAQLRQRVRDTRARLAHVDQLMARFDVVVAARQAELENLREKHAVVTQQVESYKSRADAATREVRRLRERQHGEDEVRLLCNMMEDKENRLRVAQSQLLSLQTLWKRLQLLRTAAAERTESSAEERAHHVPSARADSVTDGGSAPCLSMQATHRAAAGITVQATDSAEDSQEEEQAPPSPASSVASLNTCDALSDFFEELLSEVEELAKVCIQLPSATPAAAVFSDPADKGPQRAQPSRPHPTYTTLNRRLNDGNNGFFSFFGGATEAHLDSKPLSTFLANLDRLARMSWEREEELQLRARELATEEEENHLKDRLVIEYSAKLQQPQPPQHLSSINSRDNAGEKMNPLPTSSPVALFSTREEEHLGNGGAKGTPITTSPASLLIPPNNATAASTDLAMLQLSLSSPEHGRRSRVGPRTPNSTALSSSASSSRLHHHVTPAPLLLPTLVYAYPRVAAVSQHLDAEQQQIQVDYAAAIEAERQGRRQLTMQLRDTYRQNVAPVLRRTIDALRRQQTSLARQLAELGVKTVIIQWEEEEEVNDAALLRAIDEATAAAQKPLRRIQRCGAASSRSRSRVSAKRSAHEGEECSYGDASSSQCTSLARSENGGLRSEAAAALPPPCRAYRRTLRITCAAACERNSIEGEDAATIPVSSPPPSGRHPFQPTTRPLPSSARPSTGPGCLNARSARKRPSSTSSPSEAPVEQSTTTSSARLCAASLSKVYAALQLCTNSPTKALLQNRRDAHNATGERESYATVAVASPRRAPVRTVVTPIATASFRRSGGTPRASGATGASTTRRTSTAVASGRSSRVCGSAVMPSSPRQRCGCATASSPWATSQQHRRSGLGSRALSARMGRPAESCCSFQNPVVEDVRELVETLDSEFAVSTRVTTTTPMPVNVWKSFEHTRQALTDGAVRVALTFTGEEARRRQEAQAKKEAHRREFWELREELARIDEDIFQLRTRWTELQSTRESTEAEQRIKLAEAEAKVKKCRAFYQSLRRENEEWRNIHAELEQAIRGKTED